A window of Cryptomeria japonica chromosome 3, Sugi_1.0, whole genome shotgun sequence contains these coding sequences:
- the LOC131874082 gene encoding peroxidase 25-like, with translation MGKLSITSFSLTFLYMVGAYASAFSGKDLSLPTPVDGLSWTFYSTSCPTLELIVRELIEFYLNQDITQAAGLLRLHFHECFVQGCGGSVLLNGTTSERLVPPNVSLRAMAFTIINGIKARVEAACSGVVSCADILALASCDSVDKVCNL, from the exons ATGGGAAAGCTGAGCATAACTTCATTCAGTCTGACTTTTCTTTATATGGTGGGTGCCTACGCGAGCGCTTTCTCTGGAAAGGATTTAAGCCTCCCAACTCCAGTTGACGGTCTTTCGTGGACATTTTACAGCACGAGTTGCCCAACGTTGGAGTTAATCGTGAGAGAACTTATTGAGTTTTATCTGAATCAAGATATCACGCAGGCGGCTGGCCTGCTTAGACTGCATTTCCACGAATGCTTCGTCCAG GGATGCGGTGGTTCAGTTCTGTTGAACGGGACAACAAGCGAGAGGTTGGTTCCTCCAAATGTATCATTGCGAGCAATGGCCTTCACTATCATTAATGGCATAAAAGCGAGAGTGGAAGCCGCATGCAGTGGAGTTGTGTCGTGCGCTGACATCTTGGCTTTGGCTTCTTGTGACTCTGTCGACAAGGTCTGTAACCTCTAA